GGCATTTCGACAACGAGATCGACATGGCCGGGCTGGCCGCCGTGCCGGGGATCGTGCGGACCGAGGTGAAGCCGCAGGTGCATGAGTGGAGCTTCCCGGATGGGCATACGGTGATCGTGTTGTCCGAGGGTCGGTTGTTGAATCTGGGTAATGCGACCGGGCATCCGTCGTTCGTGATGTCGAACTCGTTCACCAATCAGGTGCTGGCGCAGATCGAGTTGTTCGCGAAGACCGCGGACTATCCGCTGGGTGTGTACACGCTGCCCAAGCATCTGGACGAGCAGGTGGCCCGGCTGCACCTCGACGCGCTCGGGGTGAAGCTGACCGAGCTGACCGAGTCGCAGGCCGACTACCTCGGCATCCCGGTCCAGGGCCCGTACAAGAGCGAGCACTACCGCTACTGAGTCACGCGGGGCGGACGAGGCGCACGTTGCGGGCGTAGACCCGGAAGCCGAGCGCCTCGTACGCCGCCCGCGCCGCCGGGTAACCGTCGTCGCCGCGGGCGCAGACCCGGGCGTCGCGGGCGCCGAGGTCGCGGGCGGCTCGCAACGCGGCCAGTGAGGCCGCCCCGGCCAGCCCGCGCCGGCGGTGGTCGGGCGAGGTGCCGACCGGCTCCAGCACGGCGGCGTCGCCGTCGACCCAGGCGAGCGCCGACGCGGCCGGGGCGCCGTCCGGCGCGACGATCAGCTGGTCCAGCTCGGGCCGGTACGACGGCGCGCGCTGAACGCCGCGGTAGACGGCCTCCGGCATCGTGACGCCGAACGCGACGGAGTGGATGGCGGCCCGCGCGGCCGCGTCGGCCGGCTGCCAGGTGTACCCGTCCGGCAGCGGCGCGGCCGCCGGGAGCCCGTCGAGCGAGCGACGCAGGTGCGCGAAGAACCGGTCGTCGTCGCGGCGCGCGTAGCCGTGCTCGCCCAGTGCGTCGATCAGCTCGGTCTCGGCGTCCAGGACGGTCACCGTGTGGCCGCCGAACCACGCCACGACCTGCTCCGTCAACGCGAGGTGGGACGGGTCGAGCTGGAGGTCCAGGCGGCCCCCGCGGTCCCACGCCCACGCCACCACCCGGCCGCGGTGCCGCCAGTACGCCGTCCGCCACGCCGGGTCCGGGCCGCCGTGCTCGTGCCAGAACCACGCCAGCTCGCCCGGATGCCACCGGCTGGACCAGCTCCACAGCCGCCCGGCGAGGTCGCGCATGGCGGCCAACTGCTCCGGCCCGGCGCCGTCGACCCGCTGATAGGCGCCGGTCACGACGGCGGGGCGAAGCCGCCGTCGGTGCGCGACGGCGGCCGCGGCTGCTCCACCGGTGGCGGCGGTACGAACGGCGGTGGTGGCTGTGGCTGCGGCCGCAGCGCCGGGTCGCCGTAGCGCAGCGCGTCGCGGCGGCGGCGTTCGGCCAGCACGGCGGCGAGGTAGTCCCAGGGCGGCAGCCCAGGCGGAGGCGGCGGGCTGACCAGCGCGGACACCTCGTTGGCGAGGTCGACGGCGAGCCGGGTGCGCACCTCGGGCGCCAGCTGCGGCGCGCGGGCCAGCAGCGACCGCGCGGCCATGGCGAGGCGGTCGGGCAGCCGGGACAGCTCCAGCGACGCGGCCCACGGGGCCAGCCGGGGGTCGAGGACGGGCAGCGGCGCGGCCGTCGACGGGATGCGCTCGCGGACGACGACGGTGCCGGCCAGCACGTCGCCGATGCGCTTGCCGCGCGGGTTGAGCAGCGAGCAGACCATGGCGCCGACGCCGAGCGTCAGCACGAAGTCGGCGAACACCCCGGCCAGCGCGCGGACCAGGGCGTGCCGGAACCGGATCGGGCCGCCGTCGTCGCGGACCACCCGCAGCCCGGCCGCCGCCTTCCCGACCGACTTGCCGCGGGTCAGCGTCTCGACCGTCGTCGGGATGACGACCAGCAGGAACACCGTCCCGCCGATGATGAGCGCGGCCGCCAGAGCTTCGTCGACGCCGGGCGCGATCTGGCCGAGCAGGAGCAGCAGTACGAACCCCACCACTGCGAGGATGAGGGCGTCGAGCAGCAGTGCGAGCGCACGCGAGGGCAGCTTGGCCAGCCGCAGCTCGAGGGGGACGGCCTCGCCGGTCACCAGGTCGCTCACCCGGCCAGTCTGCCGTAGCCGGGCCCGCTGTCCGAAACGCGACATGTCGCAACCCCGGCACCCGCCGCCCGCTGACAACGGCGGCCGCGCCCGCCACGGTGGCTTTCATGCCGAATCGGTTCATATCGCTCCCCGTGCTGGTGAGTGCGGTCCTGCTGACGGCGACGGTCGCGGGTCCCGCCCCGGCCGCCGCACCCACCGCGCCCGCCACGGCCACCGCCCCGGGCACGGTCACGCTGGTCACCGGCGACGTCGTCCACGTGACGGAGGTCGCGGACGGCCGCCGGTCCGTGCGCGTCGACCCCGCGCCGGGCCGCGAGGACATCACCGTCCACCAGCTCGAGGTCGACGGCCGGTCGCTGGTGATCCCGTCCGACGCGGTCGAGCTGCTGGCCGCCGGCCGTCTGGACCGCGCGCTGTTCGACGTCGGCGCGCTGATCGAGCAGGGGCACACCACGTCGCTGCCGCTCATCGCCACCGGCGCCGGAAGCGCGGGGATCGCCGCGACGCCGGCGGGCGCCCAGGCCGGGCCGGAGCTGGCGAGCATCGGCGGCCGGGCGCTGGAGGTCGCGGCGGACGACGCGGCCGGCTTCTGGGCCGCGCTCACGGGCCCGTCCGCGACGTCGCTGGCCGGTGGCATCGACACGCTCTGGCTCGACGCCCGGGTCGCGGCGACGCTGGACCACAGCGTCCCGCAGATCGGCGCGCCGGCCGCGTGGGAGGCCGGGCTGGACGGCGCCGGCGTCACCGTCGCGGTCCTCGACACCGGCGTCGACGCGGAGCACCCGGACCTCGCCGGGCAGGTCGCCGCGGCCGCCGACTTCACCGGCAGCCCGTCGACGGACGACCTGTTCGGCCACGGCACCCACGTCGCCGCGACGATCGCCGGCACCGGTGACGGCGGCAGCCCGAGCCGGCCCGGTGTGGCGCCAGGCGCACGGATCCTGTCAGGCAAGGTGCTCGGCGACGACGGCTTCGGCGACAGCTCCAGCGTCATCGCCGGCATGGAGTGGGCGGTCGCGCAGGGCGCCGACGTCGTGAACCTGAGCCTCGGCGGCGGCCCGTCCGACGGCACCGACCCGCTCAGCCTGGCCGTGAACCGGCTCAGTGCCGAGAGCGACACCCTGTTCGTCGTCTCGGCCGGCAACGACGGCCCGGGCGCGGTCTCCATCGGCAGCCCGGGCAGCGCCGACGCCGCGCTGACCGTCGGCGCCGTCGGCCGGGACGAGTCGCTGGCCGAGTTCTCCAGCCGCGGCCCGCGCCTCGGCGACCAGGCCGTCAAGCCCGACATCACCGCGCCCGGCGTCGGCATCGTCGCCGCGCGGGCCGCCGGCACGACGCTGGGCTCGCCGGTCGACGCGCTCTACACCGCCGCCAGCGGCACGTCGATGGCCGCGCCGCACGTCGCCGGTGCCGCCGCCCTGCTGGCCCAGCAGCACCCGGACTGGACCGGCGAGCAGCTCGAGGACGCGCTGGTCAGCACCGCCCGGCCGAACCCGGACCTGTCACCTGACGAGCAGGGCGCCGGCCGCGTCGATCTCGCCCGGGCGGTCGCCCAGCCGGTCGTCGGCACCGGCGGACTGGCCCTCGGCACGTACGCCGACGGCGACACCACGCCCGTCGCCCACGACGTCACCTACACCAACACCTCCGCCGCGCCGGTCGTGCTGACCGTGGATCTCACGCTCGCCGGCCGCGACGGGGCGCCGCCCGCCCCTGACGCCGTCGTCCCCGGCGCCGAGGCGGTGACGGTCCCGGCCGGCGGGTCCGCCACGGTCGCCCTCACCGTGGATCCCGCCGCGCTGGGCCGGGGCCGCTACACCGGCCGGCTGGTGGCCGCGTCGGCGGACGGCACGACGACCGTGGCGACGACGCTGTGGCTGGTCAAGAGCGCGCCGGTGCACGACGTGACGATCAGCGCCGTCGACCGGGAGGGTCGGCCGGCGTATGCGTCGCCGGTGTTCCTGCACGGCGCCGACCCGCGCTACGACACCATCACGCTGCTGCCCACCGGCGACCCGAGGACGCTGCGTCTGGGCGAGGGCGACTACGTTCTGCACGCGCTC
This Jiangella alba DNA region includes the following protein-coding sequences:
- a CDS encoding GNAT family N-acetyltransferase; protein product: MTGAYQRVDGAGPEQLAAMRDLAGRLWSWSSRWHPGELAWFWHEHGGPDPAWRTAYWRHRGRVVAWAWDRGGRLDLQLDPSHLALTEQVVAWFGGHTVTVLDAETELIDALGEHGYARRDDDRFFAHLRRSLDGLPAAAPLPDGYTWQPADAAARAAIHSVAFGVTMPEAVYRGVQRAPSYRPELDQLIVAPDGAPAASALAWVDGDAAVLEPVGTSPDHRRRGLAGAASLAALRAARDLGARDARVCARGDDGYPAARAAYEALGFRVYARNVRLVRPA
- a CDS encoding RDD family protein; translated protein: MSDLVTGEAVPLELRLAKLPSRALALLLDALILAVVGFVLLLLLGQIAPGVDEALAAALIIGGTVFLLVVIPTTVETLTRGKSVGKAAAGLRVVRDDGGPIRFRHALVRALAGVFADFVLTLGVGAMVCSLLNPRGKRIGDVLAGTVVVRERIPSTAAPLPVLDPRLAPWAASLELSRLPDRLAMAARSLLARAPQLAPEVRTRLAVDLANEVSALVSPPPPPGLPPWDYLAAVLAERRRRDALRYGDPALRPQPQPPPPFVPPPPVEQPRPPSRTDGGFAPPS
- a CDS encoding S8 family peptidase, giving the protein MPNRFISLPVLVSAVLLTATVAGPAPAAAPTAPATATAPGTVTLVTGDVVHVTEVADGRRSVRVDPAPGREDITVHQLEVDGRSLVIPSDAVELLAAGRLDRALFDVGALIEQGHTTSLPLIATGAGSAGIAATPAGAQAGPELASIGGRALEVAADDAAGFWAALTGPSATSLAGGIDTLWLDARVAATLDHSVPQIGAPAAWEAGLDGAGVTVAVLDTGVDAEHPDLAGQVAAAADFTGSPSTDDLFGHGTHVAATIAGTGDGGSPSRPGVAPGARILSGKVLGDDGFGDSSSVIAGMEWAVAQGADVVNLSLGGGPSDGTDPLSLAVNRLSAESDTLFVVSAGNDGPGAVSIGSPGSADAALTVGAVGRDESLAEFSSRGPRLGDQAVKPDITAPGVGIVAARAAGTTLGSPVDALYTAASGTSMAAPHVAGAAALLAQQHPDWTGEQLEDALVSTARPNPDLSPDEQGAGRVDLARAVAQPVVGTGGLALGTYADGDTTPVAHDVTYTNTSAAPVVLTVDLTLAGRDGAPPAPDAVVPGAEAVTVPAGGSATVALTVDPAALGRGRYTGRLVAASADGTTTVATTLWLVKSAPVHDVTISAVDREGRPAYASPVFLHGADPRYDTITLLPTGDPRTLRLGEGDYVLHALIPSEVDGEEAVFLVVDPDLEVDGDTEVVLDARETRQVEIRTPKPAEQRGIWGFYTHREVDGRAVVHGTMEFDSVRSLWVTPTDEATGGTFEFMSRWQLVAPAFTATAVGGARLSATPQPLNQSPLFDGRRTLEAVAAGGGGADDYAGLDVRGKAVVVAPPGEPDADTLAAAAAAAGAAMLLVIAPDGGDWPQFWRPDGDRLPLPAATFSPAEARAVAERLEDGPFRLRVDGVAVSPYLYDVMQVSSGHVPDPIVHTVSTANSAVVTAAYHQSGDGTWAKEQRYGWRPWQAETIIEQQRYVGTGRQREEYVSAGDTVWRQHVLHYLSRDDMNPVTSGLSHDLRTYAAGERSRETWFAPVVRPAAPAGAAPSRTGDTLALHIAEFADATHTGRPEPYLFEEPDLVEARLYEDDRLIAETGAVWGAFPVTGASGRYRLELGTERRRPDWRFAPRTDTAWTFRSERPAAGAGAVLPLLQVDYEVPAGLDNRVPARPPARLAFTVRHPDGLADPPRIVRMRAWVSYDDGGRWTPLAVRRDGDGGGGGGGGVRWTAEERGRGGEYVSLRVEAADADGNTVTQTVERAYGRR